A region from the Actinoplanes sp. OR16 genome encodes:
- a CDS encoding ImmA/IrrE family metallo-endopeptidase, whose protein sequence is MAVTREILAERVRAAITAAGRTQLSLALEIGLDHTALSKALNGTRNFKSLEVALIAEHLGISMEDLLSESDASTPAPAMAARAQPDVSPALREALERSDRLLELHRLLTDLGFGWAETTLDLPEFVGPPHRQGADLADRLRREAGLGDEDLPYQLSDLSELLEKRLGLDVGFEPLPTGLDGLSLSSGGLGLALVSSGIAATRQRFTLAHELGHLAAGDSQRLTVDEDVFGRRSPDEIRANAFAAAFLMPEGAIREAVPHGVTEEIIVDLLSRFGVSLDALAFRLHNVGVVDAAGRDRIRSLSSSRIALRAGRARDLQARNDRRVPGNLLSRGIEAYVQGSISVRPLADLLKVDPRDLLDELTPPARSPIPPEEDPLEYSL, encoded by the coding sequence ATGGCCGTCACCAGGGAAATCCTCGCCGAACGCGTCCGAGCCGCGATAACAGCTGCCGGCCGGACGCAGCTGAGTCTGGCCTTGGAGATCGGCCTGGATCACACCGCGCTCTCCAAAGCTCTCAATGGCACGCGCAACTTCAAGTCGCTCGAGGTCGCACTGATCGCCGAGCACCTCGGCATTTCGATGGAAGATCTGTTGTCCGAGTCGGATGCCTCCACACCTGCCCCAGCCATGGCCGCCAGGGCGCAGCCCGACGTCAGTCCGGCCCTGCGCGAGGCGCTGGAGCGCAGTGACCGCCTTCTCGAACTGCACCGGCTCCTGACAGACCTGGGCTTCGGGTGGGCCGAGACCACTCTCGACCTGCCGGAGTTCGTCGGGCCTCCGCACCGCCAGGGCGCCGATCTCGCCGACCGGTTGCGCCGAGAGGCCGGGCTTGGCGACGAAGACCTCCCTTACCAGCTCTCCGACCTTTCCGAACTGCTGGAGAAACGACTCGGCCTCGACGTCGGCTTCGAGCCGTTGCCGACCGGACTCGACGGGCTCAGCCTCTCCTCCGGAGGTCTAGGACTTGCTCTGGTGAGCAGCGGAATCGCGGCGACCCGCCAGCGATTCACCCTCGCGCACGAACTGGGCCACCTTGCCGCCGGAGATTCACAGCGGCTGACGGTTGATGAGGATGTGTTCGGCCGTCGTTCGCCGGACGAGATCCGCGCCAACGCGTTCGCCGCTGCTTTCCTCATGCCCGAGGGAGCAATCAGGGAGGCCGTTCCCCATGGAGTGACCGAGGAGATCATCGTCGACCTGCTCAGCCGATTCGGTGTCAGCCTCGATGCGCTGGCGTTCCGCCTGCACAATGTCGGCGTCGTCGACGCAGCGGGGCGTGACCGCATTCGATCCTTGTCGTCGAGCCGGATCGCACTTCGCGCCGGACGGGCACGTGACCTCCAAGCGCGAAATGACCGCCGCGTGCCGGGCAACCTCCTTTCCCGCGGCATCGAGGCGTACGTGCAGGGAAGCATCAGCGTCCGCCCGCTCGCTGATCTGCTGAAGGTCGACCCCAGAGACCTCCTTGATGAGCTGACTCCGCCGGCACGCTCCCCCATTCCTCCGGAGGAAGACCCCCTGGAGTACTCGTTGTGA
- a CDS encoding ATP-binding protein: protein MGVSPPYLSDDTEQGVTLRLDAGPEAAFSLLTVRGPWDASLRDNASASLRRCFTEHPDALIVDLSGLVDPRSESAPTWVTAQHAAAAMRPPVPVALCVPPDLPLADRMQGLGVGRFLPVYAKVGQARVALAARMPGAERFTIMLAPDTDAPSLARNLVSDACLSWGLVHLLHPSRLVMSELVTNAIEHAGTEIGVVVTRRGAGLQLAVADGDPRLPQVLTRTNRPRPDLPLDERGRGLRTVQETASMWGSIPTETGKIVWATVRGAIAPR, encoded by the coding sequence ATGGGGGTCAGCCCACCGTATCTCTCCGATGACACCGAGCAAGGTGTCACCCTCCGCCTCGACGCCGGGCCGGAGGCCGCGTTCTCTCTGCTCACGGTCCGCGGCCCCTGGGACGCGTCGCTCCGCGACAACGCCTCGGCGTCGCTGCGCCGATGCTTCACCGAGCACCCGGACGCGCTCATCGTCGACCTGTCCGGCCTGGTCGACCCGCGCAGTGAGAGCGCACCCACCTGGGTGACCGCTCAGCACGCCGCTGCCGCGATGAGACCGCCGGTGCCGGTCGCGCTCTGCGTCCCGCCCGATCTGCCGCTGGCGGACCGCATGCAGGGGCTCGGCGTGGGTCGTTTCCTGCCGGTCTACGCGAAGGTCGGCCAGGCCCGGGTGGCGCTGGCCGCCCGGATGCCCGGCGCCGAGCGCTTCACGATCATGCTGGCCCCCGACACCGACGCGCCCAGCCTCGCCCGCAACCTGGTGAGCGACGCCTGCCTGTCCTGGGGGCTGGTTCACCTGCTGCACCCGAGCCGGCTGGTGATGTCCGAGCTGGTGACGAACGCCATCGAGCACGCCGGCACCGAGATCGGCGTGGTGGTGACCCGGCGCGGCGCCGGCCTGCAGCTCGCCGTCGCGGACGGCGATCCGCGGCTGCCACAGGTCCTGACACGGACGAACCGCCCGCGCCCCGACCTGCCGCTCGACGAGCGGGGCCGGGGGCTGCGGACGGTTCAGGAGACGGCGTCGATGTGGGGAAGCATCCCCACCGAGACCGGCAAGATCGTCTGGGCGACGGTCCGGGGAGCTATCGCGCCTCGATGA
- the cysN gene encoding sulfate adenylyltransferase subunit CysN, translated as MSQAVLEPDAAAARGMDLLRFATAGSVDDGKSTLIGRLLFDTKTIFEDQLEAVETASASRGDEYTNLALLTDGLRAEREQGITIDVAYRYFATPRRKFIIADTPGHIQYTRNMVTGASTADLALILVDARKGLVEQSRRHAFLTSLLRVPHLVLCINKMDLVDWDKAVYDRIADEFTSFAAKLDAPDLTIIPISALNGDNIASRSDKSPWYEGPSLLHHLEHVHIASDRNLVDVRFPVQYVIRPQSTTVTDYRGYAGQVASGILKPGDDVMVLPSGLTSKIASIDTADGPVDEAFPPMSVTVRLTDEIDISRGDMICRPNNAPAAAQDLEAMICWMDETAPLRVGGKYTIKHTTRTARTVIRGVQYRLDVNTLHRDETAGELSLNEIGRVKLRTTVPLLADEYRRNRTTGGFILIDESTNRTVGAGMIIEAR; from the coding sequence ATGAGCCAGGCAGTTCTGGAGCCGGACGCCGCCGCCGCGCGGGGCATGGACCTGCTGAGGTTCGCCACCGCCGGAAGCGTGGACGACGGCAAGTCCACCCTCATCGGCCGCTTGCTCTTCGACACCAAGACGATCTTCGAGGACCAGCTCGAGGCCGTGGAGACCGCCAGCGCGTCCCGCGGCGACGAGTACACGAACCTCGCGCTGCTCACCGACGGCCTGCGGGCCGAGCGGGAGCAGGGCATCACGATCGACGTGGCGTACCGGTACTTCGCGACCCCGCGCCGCAAGTTCATCATCGCGGACACCCCCGGGCACATCCAGTACACCCGGAACATGGTCACCGGCGCCTCCACGGCCGACCTCGCGCTGATCCTGGTGGACGCGCGCAAGGGCCTGGTCGAGCAGTCCCGCCGGCACGCGTTCCTCACCAGCCTGCTGCGGGTGCCGCACCTGGTCCTCTGCATCAACAAGATGGACCTGGTGGACTGGGACAAGGCGGTGTACGACCGGATCGCCGACGAATTCACCTCGTTCGCCGCGAAGCTGGACGCCCCCGACCTGACGATCATCCCGATCTCGGCGCTCAACGGCGACAACATCGCATCCCGGTCGGACAAGTCCCCGTGGTACGAGGGCCCGTCCCTGCTGCACCACCTGGAGCACGTGCACATCGCCAGCGACCGCAACCTGGTCGACGTCCGGTTCCCGGTGCAGTACGTGATCCGCCCGCAGTCCACCACGGTGACCGACTACCGCGGCTACGCCGGCCAGGTCGCCTCCGGCATCCTCAAGCCCGGCGACGACGTGATGGTCCTGCCCTCCGGCCTGACCAGCAAGATCGCGTCGATCGACACCGCGGACGGCCCGGTCGACGAGGCCTTCCCGCCGATGTCGGTGACGGTCCGGCTGACCGACGAGATCGACATCTCGCGCGGTGACATGATCTGCCGCCCGAACAACGCACCGGCGGCCGCTCAGGACCTCGAGGCGATGATCTGCTGGATGGACGAGACGGCCCCGCTGCGGGTCGGCGGCAAGTACACGATCAAGCACACCACGCGTACGGCCCGGACCGTGATCCGCGGCGTGCAGTACCGGCTCGACGTGAACACGCTGCACCGCGACGAGACCGCCGGCGAGCTCTCGCTCAACGAGATCGGCCGGGTCAAGCTGCGCACCACGGTGCCGCTGCTGGCCGACGAGTACCGCCGCAACCGGACCACCGGCGGCTTCATCCTGATCGACGAGAGCACCAACCGTACGGTCGGCGCCGGCATGATCATCGAGGCGCGATAG
- the cysD gene encoding sulfate adenylyltransferase subunit CysD — MSQTKPYRVSHLDALEAESIFVMREVMAEFERPVLLFSGGKDSIVMLRLAEKAFAPARIPFPVMHVDTGHNFPEVLDYRDRRVAALGLNLVVASVQEAIDTGLVRELPDGTRNRIQTPVLLDAVEKYRFDALFGGARRDEEKARAKERMFSFRDEFGQWDPKNQRPELWALYNGRHHPGESIRVFPLSNWTELDIWHYIAKEQIPLPDIYYAHDREVVERNGMFYAVNEFIRLRDGETSEVRRVRYRTVGDASQTAAVLSDADTVDKVIDEVAATRITERGATRGDDKVSEAAMEDRKREGYF, encoded by the coding sequence ATGAGCCAGACGAAGCCTTACCGCGTATCGCATCTGGACGCTCTCGAAGCGGAGAGCATCTTCGTCATGCGGGAGGTCATGGCCGAGTTCGAGCGCCCAGTGCTGCTCTTCTCCGGCGGCAAGGACTCGATCGTGATGCTGCGCCTCGCCGAGAAGGCGTTCGCGCCCGCGCGCATCCCGTTCCCGGTCATGCACGTCGACACCGGCCACAACTTCCCCGAAGTCCTCGACTACCGGGACCGCCGGGTGGCGGCCCTGGGGCTGAACCTGGTGGTCGCCAGTGTTCAGGAGGCGATCGACACCGGCCTGGTCCGCGAGCTGCCGGACGGCACCCGCAACCGGATCCAGACGCCGGTGCTGCTCGACGCGGTGGAGAAGTACCGCTTCGACGCCCTCTTCGGCGGCGCCCGCCGCGACGAGGAGAAGGCCCGCGCCAAGGAGCGGATGTTCAGCTTCCGCGACGAGTTCGGCCAGTGGGACCCGAAGAACCAGCGCCCCGAGCTCTGGGCGCTCTACAACGGGCGGCACCACCCCGGCGAGTCGATCCGGGTGTTCCCGCTCTCCAACTGGACCGAGCTGGACATCTGGCACTACATCGCCAAGGAGCAGATCCCGCTGCCCGACATCTACTACGCGCACGACCGCGAGGTCGTCGAGCGCAACGGGATGTTCTACGCGGTCAACGAGTTCATCAGGCTCCGGGACGGCGAGACCTCCGAGGTTCGCCGGGTCCGCTACCGCACCGTCGGCGACGCGTCGCAGACGGCCGCGGTGCTCTCCGACGCCGACACGGTGGACAAGGTGATCGACGAGGTCGCCGCCACCCGGATCACCGAGCGCGGCGCGACCCGCGGGGACGACAAGGTCTCCGAGGCCGCGATGGAAGACCGTAAGCGAGAGGGTTACTTCTGA
- a CDS encoding 3'(2'),5'-bisphosphate nucleotidase CysQ, with the protein MGEQTKTSARITTPRETGEGGSPPVIDAAFARWLADRAGQLLLQVREEQGYADPKALKAAGDQAAHDLIRAELARWRPADAVLSEEDGDSRVAWQEGVARPDRLGSSRVWIIDPLDGTREFSEEGRTDWAVHVALWTADSSNPACLSAGAVAMPAQHRTLATDHAPAYPPMPLESATGGAIRIAASRTRPPAFVTALAEEIGAELVPMGSAGVKIAAVISGEADAYVHAGGQYEWDSAAPVAVALATGLHASRIDGTPLAYNQGDPKLPDLVVCRKDLAPRLLAALQRHLPTQ; encoded by the coding sequence ATGGGCGAGCAGACGAAGACGTCGGCACGCATAACGACCCCGCGGGAGACCGGCGAGGGCGGTTCGCCGCCGGTCATCGACGCGGCCTTCGCCCGCTGGCTCGCGGACCGCGCCGGCCAGCTGCTCCTCCAGGTGCGTGAGGAGCAGGGGTACGCCGACCCGAAAGCTCTCAAGGCAGCCGGCGATCAGGCGGCACACGACCTGATCCGGGCCGAGCTGGCCCGCTGGCGCCCTGCCGACGCCGTCCTCTCCGAGGAGGACGGCGACTCCCGGGTCGCCTGGCAGGAGGGCGTCGCCCGCCCGGACCGCCTGGGCAGTTCCCGGGTGTGGATCATCGATCCGCTGGACGGCACCCGCGAGTTCTCCGAGGAGGGCCGCACCGACTGGGCCGTCCACGTGGCGCTCTGGACCGCCGACTCGTCCAACCCGGCGTGCCTGTCGGCCGGCGCCGTGGCGATGCCGGCCCAGCACCGCACGCTCGCCACCGACCACGCCCCGGCCTACCCGCCGATGCCGCTGGAGTCGGCGACCGGCGGCGCCATCCGGATCGCGGCGAGCCGGACCCGGCCGCCCGCGTTCGTGACCGCCCTGGCCGAGGAGATCGGCGCCGAGCTGGTGCCGATGGGCTCGGCCGGGGTGAAGATCGCCGCGGTGATCAGCGGCGAGGCCGACGCCTACGTGCACGCCGGCGGCCAGTACGAGTGGGACTCGGCCGCCCCGGTGGCTGTGGCGTTGGCCACGGGACTGCACGCATCCCGTATCGACGGCACCCCTCTGGCCTATAACCAAGGCGACCCGAAGTTGCCTGACCTGGTCGTTTGTCGCAAGGATCTCGCTCCTCGGTTGCTTGCTGCGTTGCAGAGGCATCTTCCGACACAATGA
- a CDS encoding sugar transferase, whose translation MSQDVSESRADASTATSPNHTAASADHIATSASHIARSPNHGPQHPATRERGHNAKIPGPVPRSFNDAIDRHWSDRPNRSQAVRPAGRPFVRNRGRHAAMSRRQLWERQYVWSLVLSDLTAGVAAGVATFMVRFGDAVTQYNRAYMVYSALLPILILAVLAVSRAYERRYLFVGSDEYQRVIRGGVGLIAGAAVVSYALNLDLARSYVLVALPATIAAVVLLRFVLRKRLHFARARGENLRRVIVVGHELSVIGITRQLRRERYHGLEVVGACLPPDADGIGVADLTVYGTFDQVAGAVQRADADTVVVLSCPELDGAAVRRLAWQLERDEVDLVVASALVDVAGARTTIRPFDGLPMLHVEHPRLHGGSRLVKDVFDRLGALALLVLAGPVLVTVALCVGLTSRGPVLFRQVRVGRDGRQFRIFKFRSMYLDAEARLGDLRHLNEHDGVLFKMRDDPRVTPVGRWLRRFSLDELPQLINVLLGQMSLVGPRPPLPTEVAAYADDVRRRLAVKPGMTGLWQVSGRSDLSWEEAVRLDLRYVENWSLSLDLVILLRTVTAVVRSSGAY comes from the coding sequence ATGTCGCAGGACGTGTCCGAGAGCCGGGCGGATGCGTCGACCGCGACATCGCCCAACCACACCGCTGCATCGGCCGACCACATCGCTACGTCGGCCAGCCACATCGCGAGATCGCCCAATCACGGACCACAGCACCCGGCGACCCGGGAGCGCGGGCACAACGCCAAGATCCCGGGGCCGGTTCCGCGGTCCTTCAACGACGCGATCGACAGGCACTGGTCGGACCGCCCGAACCGCTCCCAGGCGGTCCGCCCGGCCGGTCGCCCGTTCGTGCGCAACCGCGGCAGGCACGCCGCGATGTCCCGCCGCCAGCTCTGGGAGCGCCAGTACGTCTGGTCGCTGGTCCTCTCCGACCTGACCGCGGGCGTGGCCGCCGGAGTGGCGACCTTCATGGTCCGCTTCGGCGACGCGGTGACCCAGTACAACCGCGCCTACATGGTCTACTCCGCCCTGCTGCCGATCCTCATCCTCGCGGTGCTGGCGGTCTCCCGGGCGTACGAGCGGCGCTACCTCTTCGTCGGCAGTGACGAGTATCAGCGCGTCATCCGGGGCGGGGTCGGACTGATCGCGGGCGCGGCCGTCGTGTCGTACGCCCTGAATCTGGATCTTGCTCGTTCCTATGTCCTGGTAGCGCTGCCCGCGACGATCGCCGCGGTCGTCCTGCTGAGGTTCGTCCTGCGCAAGCGGCTGCACTTCGCCCGGGCGCGCGGCGAGAACCTCCGGCGGGTGATCGTCGTCGGTCATGAGCTGTCCGTGATCGGAATCACCCGGCAGCTGCGCCGCGAGCGGTACCACGGCCTGGAGGTCGTCGGCGCCTGCCTGCCGCCGGACGCGGACGGCATCGGGGTCGCGGACCTGACCGTCTACGGCACGTTCGACCAGGTGGCGGGCGCGGTGCAGCGGGCCGACGCGGACACCGTCGTGGTGCTCAGCTGTCCCGAACTGGACGGCGCCGCGGTGCGCCGGCTGGCCTGGCAGCTGGAGCGTGACGAGGTCGATCTCGTGGTGGCGAGCGCGCTCGTCGATGTGGCCGGTGCGCGGACCACCATTCGCCCGTTCGATGGACTTCCGATGCTGCACGTCGAGCATCCCCGGCTGCACGGTGGATCGCGCCTGGTCAAGGACGTGTTCGATCGTTTAGGCGCACTCGCGTTGCTGGTTCTCGCCGGTCCCGTGCTGGTGACCGTGGCGCTCTGCGTGGGACTCACGTCACGTGGCCCGGTACTCTTTCGCCAAGTGCGCGTGGGACGAGATGGACGGCAGTTCCGGATTTTCAAGTTCCGCAGCATGTACCTCGATGCCGAGGCTCGCCTCGGCGATCTGAGGCACCTCAACGAGCACGACGGTGTGCTCTTCAAAATGCGCGACGATCCGCGGGTCACCCCGGTCGGTCGTTGGCTGCGCCGGTTCTCGCTCGACGAGCTCCCGCAGTTGATCAACGTCCTGCTGGGGCAGATGTCGCTGGTCGGCCCGCGGCCCCCGCTTCCGACGGAGGTCGCCGCCTATGCCGATGATGTGCGGCGGCGGCTGGCCGTCAAGCCCGGTATGACCGGTCTGTGGCAGGTGTCCGGGCGATCGGACCTCTCCTGGGAAGAGGCGGTCCGTCTCGACCTGCGCTATGTCGAGAACTGGTCCCTGAGCCTCGATCTGGTGATCCTGCTCAGGACCGTGACCGCGGTGGTGCGGTCATCCGGAGCGTACTGA